The following coding sequences lie in one Rhinolophus ferrumequinum isolate MPI-CBG mRhiFer1 chromosome 14, mRhiFer1_v1.p, whole genome shotgun sequence genomic window:
- the MTSS1 gene encoding protein MTSS 1 isoform X12, with translation MEAVIEKECSALGGLFQTIISDMKGSYPVWEDFINKAGKLQSQLRTTVVAAAAFLDAFQKVADMATSTRGGTREIGSALTRMCMRHRSIEAKLRQFSSALIDCLINPLQEQMEEWKKVANQLDKDHAKEYKKARQEIKKKSSDTLKLQKKAKKGRGDIQPQLDSALQDVNDKYLLLEETEKQAVRKALIEERGRFCTFISMLRPVIEEEISMLGEITHLQTISEDLKSLTMDPHKLPSSSEQVILDLKGSDYSWSYQTPPSSPSTTMSRKSSVCSSLNSVNSSDSRSSGSHSHSPSSHYRCRSSNLAQQAPVRLSSVSSHDSGFISQDAFQSKSPSPMPPEAPTQNSSSSASSEASETCQSVSECSSPTSVSSGSTMGAWASTEKDWAKPGPYDQPLVNTLQRRKEKREPDPSGGGPTAAGGAPAAAEEAQRPRSMTVSAATRPGEEMEACEELALALSRGLQLDTQRSSRDSLQCSSGYSTQTTTPCCSEDTIPSQVSDYDYFSVSGDQEADQQEFDKSSTIPRNSDISQSYRRMFQAKRPASTAGLPTTLGPAMVTPGVATIRRTPSTKPSVRRGTIGAGPIPIKTPVIPVKTPTVPDLPGMLPAPPDGPEERGEHTLESPSVGEGPQGVTSMPSSMWSGQASVNPPLPGPKPSIPEEHRQAIPESEAEEQERDPSSATASPGQIPESDPADLSPRDTPQGEDMLNAIRRGVKLKKTTTNDRSAPRFS, from the exons GTGGTACCAGGGAGATTGGCTCCGCCCTCACCAGGATGTGCATGAGGCACAGAAGCATAGAGGCCAAGCTGAGGCAGTTTTCGAG TGCTTTAATTGATTGTCTGATAAACCCACTTCAAGAACAGatggaagaatggaagaaagTAGCCAACCAGCTGGATAAAGACCACGCAAAAG AATATAAAAAAGCTCGCCAAGAGATAAAAAAGAAGTCTTCAGATACACTGAAACtgcagaagaaagcaaagaaag GGAGAGGTGACATTCAGCCTCAGCTGGACAGCGCTCTCCAAGATGTCAACGATAAATATCTCCTgttggaagaaacagagaagcagGCAGTCCGGAAGGCTTTGATTGAAGAACGCGGCCGGTTCTGCACCTTCATCTCGATGCTGCGGCCAGTGATT GAAGAAGAAATCTCAATGCTGGGGGAAATCACTCACCTTCAGACCATATCGGAAGATCTGAAAAGCCTGACCATGGACCCTCACAAACTGCCCTCCTCCAGTGAACAG GTGATTTTGGACTTGAAAGGTTCTGATTACAGTTGGTCCTACCAGACGCCACCCTCTTCCCCCAGCACCACCATGTCTCGCAAGTCAAGTGTCTGCAG CAGCCTGAACAGTGTTAATAGCAGCGACTCGCGGTCCAGCGGCTCCCACTCGCATTCCCCCAGCTCACACTACCGCTGTCGCAGCTCCAACCTGGCCCAGCAGGCGCCCGTGCGGCTGTCCAGCGTGTCCTCCCACGACTCAGGATTCATATCCCAGGACGCCTTCCAGTCCAAGTCACCGTCCCCCATGCCGCCAGAGGCCCCCACCCAG AACTCGTCCAGCTCGGCCTCCTCGGAAGCCTCCGAAACCTGCCAGTCAGTGAGCGAGTGCAGCTCACCCACCTCAGTCAGCTCAGGCTCCACCATGGGCGCCTGGGCCTCCACAGAGAAG GACTGGGCCAAGCCAGGACCTTATGATCAGCCTCTGGTGAATACCCTACAGCGCCGCAAGGAGAAGCGGGAGCCAGACCCCAGCGGAGGAGGACCCACTGCCGCGGGTGGTGCGCCTGCAGCTGCCGAGGAGGCTCAGAGACCACGGAGCATGACCGTGTCGGCTGCCACCAGG CCTGGTGAGGAGATGGAGGCTTGTGAGGAACTGGCCCTGGCCCTGTCACGGGGCCTCCAGCTCGACACCCAGAGGAGCAGCCGGGACTCACTGCAGTGCTCCAGCGGCTACAGCACCCAGACGACCACCCCGTGCTGCTCTGAGGACACCATCCCCTCCCAAG TTTCAGATTACGATTATTTCTCAGTAAGTGGTGACCAGGAGGCAGATCAACAGGAGTTTGACAAATCCTCCACCATTCCAAGAAACAGTGACATCAGCCAGTCCTACCGCCGCATGTTCCAAGCCAAGCGCCCAGCCTCAACTGCTGGGCTCCCCACCACCCTCGGACCTGCTATGGTCACCCCCGGGGTTGCAACCATCCGACGGACCCCTTCCACCAAGCCTTCTGTCCGCCGGGGGACCATTGGAGCCGGTCCCATCCCCATCAAGACACCCGTGATCCCTGTCAAGACCCCGACCGTCCCAGACCTCCCTGGGATGCTGCCAGCCCCTCCGGATGGGCCAGAGGAACGGGGTGAGCACACCCTTGAGTCACCTTCTGTGGGTGAGGGCCCCCAGGGTGTCACCAGCATGCCCTCCTCAATGTGGAGTGGCCAAGCCTCCGTCAACCCTCCTCTTCCAGGCCCGAAGCCAAGTATCCCCGAGGAGCACAGACAAGCGATTCCAGAAAGCGAGGCCGAAGAGCAGGAAAGGGATCCCTCCAGTGCCACTGCCTCCCCGGGTCAGATTCCAGAGAGTGACCCTGCAGACCTGAGCCCGAGAGATACCCCGCAAGGAGAAGACATGCTGAATGCCATCCGAAGGGGCGTGAAACTGAAGAAGACCACGACAAATGACCGCTCAGCCCCTCGCTTCTCTTAG